One Sporichthyaceae bacterium genomic region harbors:
- the rsmA gene encoding 16S rRNA (adenine(1518)-N(6)/adenine(1519)-N(6))-dimethyltransferase RsmA: MTQQASGNDLLGPAAIREIADRLGLRPTKSLGQNFVVDANTVRRIVRAAGVGPGDVALEVGPGLGSLTLALLAVVASVTAVEIDPVLAGELPQTVARLAPEAAPRLRVVQADAMRMSVDLPGPAPTALVANLPYNVAVPVLLHVLETFPTVRTALVMVQAEVAERLAADPGSRVYGVPSVKARWYAEVSRAGSVGRSVFWPAPRVDSGLVLLRRRPEPDADRRATFAVIDAAFAQRRKTLRAALAGWAGSAAAAEIALRAAGVDPGARGEDLDVGDFARVAACRPG; encoded by the coding sequence GTGACGCAGCAGGCTTCCGGCAATGACCTGCTCGGCCCCGCCGCGATCCGCGAGATCGCGGACCGGCTCGGGCTGCGGCCCACCAAGAGCCTGGGCCAGAACTTCGTGGTCGACGCGAACACCGTGCGCCGCATCGTGCGGGCCGCCGGGGTCGGGCCGGGTGACGTCGCGCTGGAGGTCGGCCCCGGGCTCGGGTCGCTGACGTTGGCGCTGTTGGCGGTGGTGGCCTCGGTGACGGCGGTGGAGATCGACCCGGTGCTCGCCGGGGAGTTGCCGCAGACCGTCGCGCGGCTGGCTCCCGAGGCCGCGCCGCGACTACGGGTGGTCCAGGCTGACGCGATGCGGATGTCGGTCGACCTGCCCGGGCCGGCGCCGACCGCACTGGTGGCCAACCTGCCCTACAACGTGGCCGTCCCGGTGCTGCTGCACGTGCTGGAGACGTTCCCGACCGTGCGGACCGCGCTGGTGATGGTGCAGGCCGAGGTCGCCGAGCGGTTGGCCGCCGACCCGGGCAGCCGGGTCTACGGGGTGCCGTCGGTCAAGGCGCGCTGGTACGCCGAGGTGTCCCGGGCCGGATCGGTGGGCCGGTCGGTGTTCTGGCCGGCGCCGCGGGTCGACTCCGGGTTGGTCCTGCTGCGCCGCCGGCCGGAGCCGGACGCGGACCGACGGGCCACCTTCGCCGTGATCGACGCCGCGTTCGCCCAGCGCCGCAAGACGTTGCGGGCCGCACTGGCGGGCTGGGCCGGCAGCGCCGCGGCGGCCGAGATTGCCTTGCGCGCGGCCGGCGTGGATCCCGGCGCGCGGGGCGAGGATCTCGACGTCGGCGACTTCGCGCGGGTGGCGGCCTGTCGTCCCGGATAG
- a CDS encoding ubiquitin-like domain-containing protein produces MLWFAVPGDFEVWRAVLTRFLPQTTKRWLVHAVVIAAMVAGVTAFVSFDKTVQLSVDGHTTRVHTFASSVQGVLARQGLNVGEHDTVVPDLDHSVRGGSRIAVRFGRPIDLNLDGHASRVWVTATSVDEALDQLGLRDENLFISASRSLRIGRSGLALRVLSPRLVTVIADGRTRTLNTTAATVRQLLIESGIRLDADDQVNSQLDSAPVEGATIRVVRIQSKIVTVKVDIPFPVQQIKDPSMSPWETKVLTPGVTGVKLLTFKLLSRDGKQTGKDTLASQVLRQPVTQVEKVGTKPTKYAATGEEHMNWSSLAKCESGGDPHSTNGGAGNYYGLYQFSPDTWHSVGGKGRPNQAPPEEQTYRAQQLYKREGAHPWPVCGRHLHDR; encoded by the coding sequence ATGCTCTGGTTCGCCGTGCCCGGAGACTTCGAAGTCTGGAGAGCCGTGCTGACCCGGTTCCTTCCGCAGACCACCAAGCGTTGGCTGGTCCATGCGGTCGTGATCGCGGCCATGGTGGCCGGTGTCACGGCATTCGTCAGTTTCGACAAGACCGTCCAGCTCAGCGTGGACGGCCACACCACCCGCGTCCACACGTTCGCCTCGAGCGTGCAGGGCGTCCTGGCCCGGCAGGGCCTCAACGTCGGCGAGCACGACACGGTCGTGCCGGACCTCGACCACTCGGTGCGCGGGGGCAGCCGGATCGCCGTCCGCTTCGGTCGTCCGATCGACCTGAACCTCGACGGTCACGCCAGCCGCGTCTGGGTCACCGCCACCAGCGTCGACGAAGCTCTCGACCAACTCGGCCTGCGCGACGAGAACCTGTTCATCTCCGCCTCGCGCTCCCTGCGGATCGGCCGCTCCGGCCTGGCCCTGCGGGTGCTCAGCCCGCGCCTGGTGACGGTGATCGCCGACGGTCGGACCCGCACGCTGAACACCACCGCGGCCACGGTCCGGCAGCTGCTGATCGAGTCCGGCATCCGGCTGGACGCCGACGACCAGGTCAACTCGCAGCTGGACTCCGCCCCGGTCGAGGGCGCGACGATCCGCGTGGTCCGTATCCAGTCCAAGATCGTGACGGTGAAGGTGGACATCCCCTTCCCGGTCCAGCAGATCAAGGACCCCTCGATGTCCCCGTGGGAGACGAAGGTCCTCACCCCGGGCGTGACCGGCGTGAAGCTGCTCACGTTCAAGCTGCTCAGCCGCGACGGCAAGCAGACCGGCAAGGACACCCTGGCCAGCCAGGTGCTGCGCCAGCCGGTCACCCAGGTCGAGAAGGTGGGCACCAAGCCGACCAAGTACGCGGCCACCGGCGAGGAGCACATGAACTGGTCCTCGCTCGCCAAGTGCGAATCCGGCGGCGACCCGCACTCGACCAACGGTGGTGCCGGGAACTACTACGGGCTCTACCAGTTCAGCCCTGACACGTGGCACTCGGTCGGCGGCAAGGGTCGTCCGAACCAGGCCCCGCCGGAGGAGCAGACCTACCGGGCCCAGCAGCTCTACAAGCGCGAGGGCGCCCATCCCTGGCCGGTCTGCGGCCGCCATCTGCACGACAGGTGA